A single window of Ovis canadensis isolate MfBH-ARS-UI-01 breed Bighorn chromosome 15, ARS-UI_OviCan_v2, whole genome shotgun sequence DNA harbors:
- the RPS25 gene encoding small ribosomal subunit protein eS25, which translates to MPPKDDKKKKDAGKSAKKDKDPVNKSGGKAKKKKWSKGKVRDKLNNLVLFDKATYDKLCKEVPNYKLITPAVVSERLKIRGSLARAALQELLSKGLIKLVSKHRAQVIYTRNTKGGDAPAAGEDA; encoded by the exons ATG CCGCCCAAGGACgacaagaagaagaaagatgCCGGAAAGTCGGccaagaaagacaaagatccaGTGAACAAATCTGGGGGCAAGGCCAAAAAGAAG AAGTGGTCCAAAGGCAAAGTTCGGGACAAGCTCAATAACCTAGTCTTGTTTGACAAAGCAACATATGACAAACTCTGTAAAGAAGTTCCCAACTATAAGCTTATAACTCCAGCTGTGGTCTCTGAGAGACTGAAGATTCGTGGTTCCCTGGCCAGAGCAGCCCTTCAGGAACTCCTTAGTAAAG GACTTATTAAACTGGTTTCAAAGCACAGAGCTCAAGTGATTTACACCAGAAACACCAAGGGTGGAGATGCCCCAGCTGCTGGTGAAGATGCATGA
- the TRAPPC4 gene encoding trafficking protein particle complex subunit 4, protein MAIFSVYVVNKAGGLIYQLDSYAPRAEAEKTFSYPLDLLLKLHDERVLVAFGQRDGIRVGHAVLAINGVDVNGKYTADGKEVLEYLGNPANYPVSIRFGRPRLTSNEKLMLASMFHSLFAIGSQLSPEQGSSGIEMLETDTFKLHCFQTLTGIKFVVLADPRQAGIDSLLRKIYEIYSDFALKNPFYSLEMPIRCELFDQNLKLALEVAEKAGTFGPGS, encoded by the exons ATGGCAATTTTCAGTGTTTATGTGGTGAACAAAGCTGGCGGCCTTATTTACCAGTTGGACAGCTACGCCCCACGGGCCGAGGCTGAGAAAACGTTCAGTTACCCGTTGGATCTGCTGCTTAAGCTGCACGACGAGCGTGTGCTGGTAGCTTTCGGCCAGCGAGACGGCATCCGGG TGGGCCACGCAGTGCTGGCTATCAATGGTGTGGACGTGAATGGCAAGTATACGGCCGATGGGAAAGAGGTGCTCGAGTACCTGGGCAACCCTGCTAACTACCCTGTGTCCATTCGATTCGGCCGGCCTCGCCTCACCtccaatgagaagctcatgctgGCCTCGATGTTCCACTC GCTGTTCGCAATCGGCTCCCAGCTGTCTCCTGAACAGGGCAGCTCAGGCATTGAGATGCTGGAGACAGATACATTCAAACTGCACTGCTTCCAGACACTGACAG GGATAAAGTTTGTGGTGCTGGCGGATCCTAGGCAGGCTGGGATAGATTCTCTTCTCCGAAAAATTTATGAGATTTATTCAGATTTTGCCCTGAAGAATCCATTTTACTCCCTGGAAATGCCCATCAG GTGTGAACTGTTTGACCAGAACCTGAAGTTAGCCCTGGAGGTGGCAGAGAAGGCTGGAACCTTTGGACCTGGGTCTTAG
- the SLC37A4 gene encoding glucose-6-phosphate exchanger SLC37A4 has translation MAARGYGYYRTVIFSAMFGGYSLYYYNRKTFSFVMPSLVEEIPLDKDDLGLITSSQSAAYAISKFVSGVLSDQMSARWLFSSGLLLVGLVNVVFSWSSTVPVFAALWFLNGLAQGLGWPPCGKVLRKWFEPSQFGTWWAILSTSMNLAGGLGPILATILARSYSWRTALALSGALCVAVSFLCLLLIRNEPADVGLQNLDPTPSKGKKDSSKEESTLQELLLTPYLWVLSTGYLVVFGVKTCCTDWGQFFLIQERGQSALVGSSYMSALEVGGLVGSIAAGYLSDRAMAKAGLSIYGNPRHGLLLFMMAGMTASMYLFRATVTSDSPKLWILVLGAVFGFSSYGPIALFGVIANECAPPNLCGTSHAIVGLMANVGGFLAGLPFSTIAKHYSWSTAFWVAEVICAASTGAFFLLRNIRTKMGRVPKKAE, from the exons ATGGCAGCCCGAGGCTACGGCTATTACCGAACCGTGATCTTCTCGGCCATGTTTGGAGGCTACAGCCTGTACTACTACAACCGCAAGACCTTCTCCTTTGTCATGCCATCGTTGGTGGAGGAGATCCCTCTGGACAAAGATGACTTGG GGCTCATCACGAGCAGCCAGTCCGCTGCCTACGCCATCAGCAAGTTTGTGAGCGGGGTGCTTTCTGACCAGATGAGTGCTCGCTGGCTCTTCTCTTCTGGGCTCCTCCTGGTCGGCCTGGTCAACGTAGTCTTTTCCTGGAGCTCCACAGTGCCTGTCTTCgctgctctctggttcctcaatGGCCTGGCACAGGGGCTGGGCTGGCCCCCATGTGGCAAGGTTCTGCGGAAG TGGTTTGAGCCATCTCAGTTCGGGACTTGGTGGGCCATCCTATCAACCAGCATGAACCTGGCTGGAGGGCTGGGCCCCATTCTGGCAACCATCCTTGCCCGGAGTTACAGCTGGCGCACCGCGCTGGCCCTGTCTGGGGCACTGTGTGTAGCCGTCtctttcctctgtctcctgctcatCCGCAATGAACCTGCTGATGTTGGCCTCCAAAACCTGGACCCCACCCCCTCCAAGGGCAAGAAGG actCCTCGAAGGAGGAGAGTACCTTACAGGAGCTGCTGCTGACCCCTTACCTGTGGGTGCTCTCCACCGGCTACCTTGTGGTGTTTGGAGTAAAGACGTGCTGTACTGACTGGGGCCAGTTCTTCCTCATCCAGGAGAGAGGACAGTCTGCCCTCGTGG GTAGCTCCTACATGAGTGCCCTGGAGGTTGGGGGCCTTGTAGGCAGCATCGCAGCTGGCTACCTGTCAGACCGGGCCATGGCCAAG GCAGGGCTGTCCATCTACGGGAATCCCCGCCATGGCCTGCTGCTGTTCATGATGGCTGGCATGACGGCGTCCATGTACCTCTTCCGGGCCACTGTGACCAGTGACTCCCCCAAG CTCTGGATCCTGGTGTTGGGAGCTGTGTTTGGTTTCTCCTCTTATGGTCCCATTGCCTTATTTGGAGTTATAGCCAATGAGTGCGCCCCTCCCAACTTGTGTGGCACCTCCCATGCCATTGTGGGACTCATGGCCAATG TGGGCGGCTTTCTGGCTGGGTTGCCCTTCAGCACCATTGCCAAACATTACAGTTGGAGCACTGCCTTCTGGGTGGCTGAGGTGATCTGTGCAGCCAGCACAGGTGCCTTCTTCCTTCTACGAAACATCCGCACCAAGATGGGCCGAGTGCCcaagaaggctgagtga